The sequence below is a genomic window from Gloeocapsa sp. DLM2.Bin57.
TCATCTCACGCTTATTTGAGAAAATAAAGCTTGAGGCTTCTCGCGGTTAAGCTAAGTGGTTTTTTAGCTTTTTCCCAAAATTGATGGTAAGCTCTTCTACCTTCTTCTCTTCGTTCTTCATTATTCATCATCGATTGTGTCTGGCACTCCTTCAGTACTAATTCCCAAAGATTCTGCTAGTACTTTCAGCGGTACTTTAAGTTCTCGGGCTAGAGCGATCGCTTTATCGAGTGTTGGTGTTGTTTTACCTTGTTCATATAATGCAATTATTGGCTGTGTCATATTTGTTCTTTTGCCTAGTTCAGTTTGGCTTAATCCTCGGTATTCTCTTAAGTTTCTCAAGGGCGGTTAGTATTGTTGTACTAGTTCCGCTTAGAATCCCTGGTGTTTTAACCCTGGGAGAAGTCAAAGCTTCGGATATCTACTGCGTCTTATGCTGCAAGGTTGCTTTTTAAAGCTTTGGTTGATGAGATAAATAATTGATTTTAGTATAGAATTTGTTTAAATA
It includes:
- a CDS encoding XRE family transcriptional regulator, translating into MRNLREYRGLSQTELGKRTNMTQPIIALYEQGKTTPTLDKAIALARELKVPLKVLAESLGISTEGVPDTIDDE